A portion of the Zootoca vivipara chromosome 6, rZooViv1.1, whole genome shotgun sequence genome contains these proteins:
- the HSBP1 gene encoding heat shock factor-binding protein 1: MAETDPKTVQDLTAVVQTLLQQMQDKFQTMSDQIIGRIDDMSCRIDDLEKNIADLMTQAGVEELEGENKAPATKTSTCQ; encoded by the exons ATGGCCGAGACGGACCCCAAGACCGTGCAAGACCTCACCGCCGTG GTGCAGACACTGCTGCAGCAAATGCAGGACAAGTTTCAAACCATGTCTGACCAGATTATTGGCCGGA TTGATGACATGAGCTGCCGTATCGACGACCTGGAGAAGAACATCGCAGATCTCATGACGCAAGCTGGAGTGGAGGAGCTGGAAGGCGAGAACAAGGCGCCTGCTACCAAAACATCAA